A single window of Jeotgalibacillus haloalkalitolerans DNA harbors:
- a CDS encoding carbamoyl phosphate synthase small subunit, which translates to MTNKLLILEDGSVFKGEGFGWMGDAEGEVVFNTGMTGYQEILSDPSYCAQMVVLTYPLIGNYGINRDDFESIHPYIKALIVREACDLPANFRSEASIDDLLKEKKIPGLAGIDTRRLTRLIRSYGTMKGRICAESADVDQVVSELKSSDLATDQVSRVSTKSSYPSPGRGKRVVVVDYGMKHGILRELNRRQCDVIVVPYHTSAKEILRLHPDGVVLSNGPGDPKSVPESVQAVKELVGAVPIFGICLGHQLLALAGGADTFKLKFGHRGSNHPVKDLATGKVAITAQNHGYAVDEQSLLTTDFIVTHKALNDGTVEGIAHRTNAAFSVQYHPEASPGPEDANELFDRFIQMMEKEEIQYA; encoded by the coding sequence ATGACTAACAAGCTGCTAATTTTAGAAGATGGTTCAGTATTTAAAGGAGAAGGTTTCGGCTGGATGGGTGATGCTGAAGGCGAAGTTGTTTTTAACACAGGAATGACCGGCTATCAGGAAATTCTTTCAGACCCATCCTACTGTGCGCAGATGGTTGTTCTGACTTATCCACTGATCGGAAATTACGGAATTAACAGAGATGATTTTGAATCAATCCATCCATATATAAAGGCATTGATCGTAAGAGAAGCGTGTGATCTGCCTGCTAACTTCAGAAGTGAAGCAAGCATTGATGATCTGCTGAAGGAAAAGAAAATTCCGGGTCTCGCAGGCATCGACACGAGAAGGCTGACAAGACTGATCAGAAGCTACGGGACGATGAAAGGAAGAATCTGTGCTGAATCTGCAGATGTTGACCAGGTAGTATCAGAGCTGAAATCATCCGATCTTGCCACTGATCAGGTAAGCCGCGTCTCGACTAAATCCTCTTATCCGAGTCCCGGGAGAGGGAAGCGCGTAGTCGTTGTAGACTACGGGATGAAACACGGAATTCTGAGAGAACTTAATCGCAGACAATGTGATGTCATTGTTGTGCCATATCACACTTCAGCAAAAGAAATCCTGAGACTTCATCCTGATGGCGTTGTGTTATCTAATGGACCTGGGGATCCAAAATCAGTACCTGAATCTGTCCAGGCAGTAAAAGAACTTGTCGGCGCTGTGCCGATTTTTGGAATCTGCCTTGGTCACCAGCTGCTGGCGCTTGCCGGAGGAGCAGATACATTTAAGTTGAAATTCGGTCACCGTGGATCAAATCATCCGGTTAAGGATCTGGCTACAGGGAAAGTTGCGATTACTGCACAAAATCACGGATATGCAGTAGATGAACAGTCACTGCTAACAACAGATTTTATTGTCACACATAAAGCATTGAACGACGGAACAGTTGAAGGAATTGCTCATAGAACAAACGCCGCATTTTCTGTACAGTATCACCCGGAAGCTTCACCTGGTCCGGAGGATGCAAATGAATTATTTGACCGTTTTATTCAGATGATGGAGAAGGAGGAAATTCAATATGCCTAA
- a CDS encoding aspartate carbamoyltransferase catalytic subunit: MHFLTLDELTVEDIYEVLHQAEALKNHKPLPRPDLYAVNLFFENSTRTKCSFEMAQRKLGMNVLSFEAGTASISKGESLYDTVKTLEAIGVDVAVIRHSEERYFDALKGKVSISLINGGDGMGHHPSQCMLDLLTIYQEFGRFKGLNITIAGDIRHSRVARSNTYALKRLGANVNFSGPTAWRDPDMEEISFIEMDQAVKESDVVMLLRVQHERHAFGENFTKQEYHNQYGLTLEREKKMKKNSIIMHPAPVNRGVEIADELVECERSRIFKQMKNGVFTRMAMLQYVLAKREETKHELIN; this comes from the coding sequence ATGCATTTTCTTACACTTGATGAACTGACAGTTGAAGATATTTATGAGGTACTTCACCAGGCTGAAGCGCTTAAAAATCATAAGCCGCTGCCAAGACCGGATCTTTATGCAGTGAACCTGTTTTTTGAAAACAGCACAAGAACAAAATGCAGTTTTGAAATGGCACAGAGAAAGCTTGGGATGAACGTTCTGTCATTTGAAGCAGGCACCGCTTCAATCAGTAAGGGCGAGTCACTTTATGACACTGTAAAAACCCTTGAGGCGATTGGAGTAGACGTAGCAGTGATCCGTCATAGTGAAGAAAGATATTTTGATGCGCTGAAAGGTAAAGTTTCAATTTCACTCATCAATGGTGGCGATGGTATGGGGCATCATCCTTCTCAATGTATGCTTGACCTCCTCACGATCTATCAGGAGTTTGGCCGTTTTAAAGGCTTGAATATCACGATAGCAGGCGATATCAGACACAGCCGGGTTGCGCGGTCAAACACTTACGCACTGAAAAGACTCGGTGCAAATGTTAACTTTTCAGGTCCAACAGCTTGGCGTGACCCGGATATGGAGGAGATCTCCTTCATTGAAATGGATCAGGCTGTAAAAGAAAGTGATGTTGTGATGCTGCTGCGGGTTCAGCATGAAAGACATGCATTCGGTGAGAACTTCACAAAGCAGGAATATCACAATCAGTATGGGCTGACACTTGAAAGAGAGAAAAAAATGAAAAAGAACAGTATTATCATGCATCCTGCGCCTGTGAATCGTGGAGTTGAAATTGCAGATGAACTGGTGGAATGCGAAAGATCACGCATTTTCAAACAAATGAAAAATGGTGTGTTCACAAGAATGGCGATGCTTCAATATGTACTGGCAAAAAGAGAGGAGACAAAACATGAACTTATTAATTAA
- a CDS encoding dihydroorotase, whose product MNLLIKGADVFGYGVTDVRISDGSIQSIGELSPLHNEEVIEASGKVLSPGFTDVHIHLREPGGEHKETIKTGTQAAARGGYTLVCAMPNTRPVPDDIETLGNIQRKIKEDAVVPVLPYASITQNLAGKEINDLEALAKQGAFAFTDDGVGIQSADQMLQVMERAAKLGKAVVAHCEDNSLIHGGCMHEGKRSEELGLPGIPSVCESVQIARDVLLAEAADCHYHVCHVSTKESVRVIRDAKKAGVKVTAEVTPHHLLLNEEAIPGDDANFKMNPPLRSKEDQQALIEGLEDGTIDFIATDHAPHASKEKAEGMLRAPFGITGLETAFELLNTAFVETGKWTLDQLIEWLAVKPAAVFGLDAGKLSEGVDADLVLLDLTEKSRINPEQFRSKGKNTPFSGQQVTGKVVMTISKGKIVFQEELV is encoded by the coding sequence ATGAACTTATTAATTAAAGGTGCAGATGTATTCGGATATGGAGTAACAGATGTCAGAATTTCTGATGGCAGTATTCAGTCAATTGGTGAGTTATCACCTTTACATAATGAGGAAGTCATTGAGGCCTCAGGAAAGGTGCTTTCTCCAGGCTTCACCGATGTACACATTCACTTGAGGGAGCCGGGTGGAGAGCACAAGGAAACAATTAAAACAGGTACGCAGGCAGCAGCACGCGGAGGATATACGCTTGTATGTGCGATGCCGAATACAAGACCGGTACCAGATGACATAGAAACGCTTGGAAACATTCAAAGAAAAATAAAAGAAGACGCGGTGGTACCGGTACTGCCATATGCTTCTATTACACAAAACCTTGCGGGAAAAGAAATTAACGATTTAGAAGCACTTGCAAAGCAGGGGGCATTTGCCTTCACAGATGACGGGGTCGGAATTCAAAGTGCTGACCAGATGCTGCAGGTGATGGAAAGAGCAGCAAAGCTTGGGAAGGCGGTTGTGGCACATTGTGAAGATAACAGTCTGATTCATGGCGGATGTATGCATGAAGGAAAGCGCTCAGAGGAACTCGGTCTGCCCGGTATTCCATCTGTGTGTGAATCAGTGCAGATTGCCCGTGATGTGCTGCTGGCTGAAGCTGCTGACTGCCACTATCACGTTTGTCACGTATCTACGAAAGAATCAGTGAGAGTGATCCGGGATGCAAAAAAGGCAGGAGTAAAAGTAACGGCTGAAGTAACACCACATCACCTGTTATTGAATGAAGAAGCGATCCCGGGTGATGATGCCAATTTTAAAATGAACCCGCCGCTCCGCTCGAAAGAAGACCAGCAGGCACTGATCGAGGGACTTGAAGACGGAACAATTGATTTCATTGCAACAGACCATGCACCTCATGCAAGTAAAGAAAAAGCAGAAGGAATGCTAAGGGCACCATTTGGCATAACAGGACTTGAAACAGCATTTGAACTGCTGAATACAGCGTTTGTTGAAACAGGGAAATGGACACTGGATCAGCTGATTGAGTGGCTCGCAGTAAAGCCGGCAGCTGTTTTTGGACTGGATGCAGGAAAGCTCTCTGAGGGTGTTGATGCAGACCTTGTATTATTAGATCTGACTGAAAAGAGCAGGATCAATCCTGAACAGTTTCGGTCAAAAGGGAAAAATACACCTTTTAGCGGTCAGCAGGTAACCGGAAAAGTCGTCATGACAATCAGTAAAGGAAAAATCGTATTTCAGGAGGAACTCGTATGA